The Candidatus Lokiarchaeota archaeon sequence TTAAAGTAACGCGGCCCGCACTTGTAAAATCTTCACGATATGGCTGAGCTATGTTTAGGAGCAAGTCATAAAGAGTATTATAAGATGAATCAGATACGGGGAAAGCGAAATATCATTATGATGAATGAGACTGATATTGGATAATAGAATATTTGGCATGTCTCATATTGCCATTCATATCCTAGATAGGTGATTCTAATGGACAAGGATCAGGTCATCTCCCGTGTAAAATCAACACTCGAATCTGATCAGAAAATCCAAGCAATCTATCTTTTTGGTTCCCACGCAACCAACACTGTCAATCCGATGAGCGATATCGATATCGCAGTCTTGCTTGATGAAGAAATGGTTCAAGATATGGTTGAGATTTACTGGAAATTATTGCGCCGCATCTCAGATGCTTTGCATACCGATAGACTGGACCTTGTCATACTCAATGAATCAGAACCTGCTTTGAAATTCAATGTTATCAAAGATGGGATTCTCGTCTATGACAGGGATTCTGTTGCTCGTGTTCGATTTGAAAGAAGAACTATTAACGAATATCTAGATATGCAGTACATCTGGAAGTATTACGACGCTCAACTCAAAAAGAGATTACTGGAGGATGCTAGTGGTGATTGATTCTCAAATCGTGTCATCCCGCCTTTCAACTATTGAGCAATATCTGGACCGTCTGGAAAGAATAAGAAAAGAAGGCAGAAAAGCATACATGGGAGATTTTGATAGGCGCTTAATAGCTGAACGGGCACTTCACATAGCCATTGAAGCGTGTATTGATATTTCCAATCACATAATCTCGTCTCGAGGATACAGAAAGCCCCAAGACTATGCCGATGTCTTCAAGGTGTTGGAAGAGAACGATGTTATTGAATCGAGCTTGAGCAATCGCTTGATGGATATGGCAAGATTTCGTCATAGACTCGTTCATCTCTATTCGACATTGGACAACAAAGTAGTATTCTCGATACTCAAAGAGAACCTGCAAGACATAAGGGACTTTGC is a genomic window containing:
- a CDS encoding nucleotidyltransferase; protein product: MDKDQVISRVKSTLESDQKIQAIYLFGSHATNTVNPMSDIDIAVLLDEEMVQDMVEIYWKLLRRISDALHTDRLDLVILNESEPALKFNVIKDGILVYDRDSVARVRFERRTINEYLDMQYIWKYYDAQLKKRLLEDASGD
- a CDS encoding DUF86 domain-containing protein — encoded protein: MLVVIDSQIVSSRLSTIEQYLDRLERIRKEGRKAYMGDFDRRLIAERALHIAIEACIDISNHIISSRGYRKPQDYADVFKVLEENDVIESSLSNRLMDMARFRHRLVHLYSTLDNKVVFSILKENLQDIRDFAASVAELL